CCTGAGAAACAACGTTGGACAGGAACTGACAGGCATCTTGAAGATTCTTCAGCGTCTGCTCTAAATCGACTATATAAATCCCGCTCCTTTCTCCAAAGATATAACGGGCCATTTTGGGGTTCCAGCGCCTGGTCTGATGGCCAAAATGAACACCGGCCTCAAGAAACTCTCTTAATAAATCCTCTTTCAAATTTCACCTCCGGTTATAATGACAGTCAACAAAATCGGGTTCCAATTATATCATATCTTTTAAAAGGATGTCAAACTAAGCTCAAAAAGACAGGCACGGTTATAATGCTGAACAAAGTGGTAAAGAAAACCCCTGAAGCAGCAAGTTCGCTATCTCCACCCCCAAACCGGCGGATAAAAAGCGGCGTAGTTGAGGCAGAGGGCATAGCTGCCTGCAAGACTATTATCGCCCGAATCAAATGGGGCATATTAAAAATACTGGTAACTCCTAAGGCCACGGCCGGCACAATAATCAACCTGCAGGTAATTAAAGACAAAATGGTCTTATAAGGTATTTTCTGATTCAATTTTCCGCCGGCCAATATAGCTCCCACCACCAACAAGGCTAAGGGAATAGTTGCTTTCCCCAAAATATCGCTGGTCTCCAGAAAAAAAGAAGGTAGTTTAATAGAAAAACTTCCCGCCAATAATCCTATTAGAAGCGCTATTGTACCTGTGTTGATGAGATTTTTTAAAGAATCTACCTTTTTTTTATTAGTAGAGCGGCTTAATGTCCATATCCCCAGCGTCCACAACAGAAGGCTATAGCCAACATTAAATATAACCACTCTTACCACCCCTTGTTGACCGAATAAAGCAAAGGCCACAGGAATAGCTAAAAACCCACAGTTGGTAAAAGCGGACAGGTATATAAATGTATTTCGGCGGGGTTTATCCAGACAAAGAAAAGAAGAAACCAACCAGCCAAGCAGATAAGCCAGGAGAACAAGGCCAACAGCTGCCAGGGGAAGCATCCAGGTACTTATTAACAGCTCTTTAGAGCACTGAGTAGCCAAAGTATAAAAATACAAAAATGGCAGGGTAACAACCACTACAACCTTAGAAATATCATTGGTTGCTTCCTCTGTCAATAATCTTCTATACTTGGCTAAAGCACCGATCAATAACAACAGAAAAATAACGCTGATCTTGGATAAAATTTGAATAAACATCTATCCTGCCAAAAAATTTTTCAGTATCTTTTTTCCTTCTTTGGTCAAAATCGACTCTGGATGAAACTGAACACCCCAGACAGGATATTTTTTGTGCCTTAAGCCCATAATTTCTTTCTCTTCTGTTTCAGCTATGATCTCAAGTGAAGACGGCAAAGTATCCCTGTCTACTATCAATGAATGGTACCGGGTGGCCTCAAAGGGATTCTTAACACCCTTAACTATGCCTTTCCCGTTATGATATATAAATGATGTCATGCCGTGGAGCAGTCTCTTGGCCGTAACTATCTTTGCTCCAAAAACCTGGCCAATACACTGATGGCCAAGGCAAACACCAAGTATCGGAATATGGCTGCTAAAATGTTTTATTGCCTTTTTAGATATGCCCGCCTGTTCCGGCCTGCCCGGTCCGGGAGATATGACTATTCTCTCAGGCGCCAGTTTTTTAATCCCGGACAAATCTATTTTATCGTTTCTTTTAACGACTATATCCTCGCCCAATTCGCCCAGATATTGCACAAGGTTGTAAACAAAAGAATCATAGTTGTCAATGACTAATATCATTTCTTCCTCGTTCTTCCCGTCATTGCGAGGAGGCCTTGCCGAAGGCAGGCCGACGAAGCAATCTCAAAAAAAGAGATTGCTTCGGCTGGCTTCCGCCAGCCTCGCAATGACGTGTGTACTTACTCACAACCCTTCCTGCGCTAATTTAATTGCTTCAACAAGCGCTTTGGACTTATTTATCGTTTCCTGGTATTCTTTTGCCGGATCTGAATAGGCCACTATTCCCGCTCCTGCCTGAATATAAGCCTTATTGCCCTTAATAACCAAAGTTCTAATCGTAATACATGTATCTAAGTTCCCGGAAAAGCTAAAATACCCGACCACTCCCGCATACGGCCCGCGCCTTGTTTTTTCCAGTTCATCAATTATCTCCATGGCCCTTATTTTAGGCGCTCCGGTAACAGTACCGGCAGGAAATGTGACCTTTAAAAGAGAAAAAGAGTCCTCGTTCTTTTTCAATCTGCCCGTTATATCACTAACAATATGAATAACATGTGAATATTTTTCAATAGTCATCAGCTCTCCGACATTAACGCTTTTGTATCGGCAGACACGGCCTACATCATTCCTGCCCAGATCCACCAGCATAATGTGTTCTGCTCTCTCTTTAGGATCGCCAAGCAGATCTTTCGTAAAACGGTTATCTTCTTTCTCGTTTTTCCCGCGCTGCCTTGTCCCGGCTATGGGCCTTATTTCAACTAAATCATCCTCGCATCTAACATGAAGCTCCGGAGAGGAACCAACCAAAGTAATGTCTTGAAATTTTAAATAAAACATATAAGGAGAGGGGTTCAAAGAACGCAGGTATCGATAAACATCGAAAGGACTAACTACTAAATCGATCTCAAACCTTTGCGACAAAACCACCTGGATAATGTCGCCTGCTTTTATATATTTCTTGGCTTTTAAAACCGTTTGTTCAAATTCGCTTTGAGTAAAATTGGATTTTATCTTTAATTCTCCGGAAACTTGTGGTCTGTTTTCTGTTTTCTGTTTTCTGCCTTCTGTTTTCTTCAGTCTATCGATAATCGAATCAATCTTTTTTATAGATTCCTCATAAACCTCTGATATCTGTCTTCTGTTTCCTGACTTCTGTTTTTCTATATGCGCATTAGAAACCACCTTGATCTTGCGGTCTACATGGTCAAAAATTAAAATAGTGTCGGTCAATATAAACATACAATCAGGCAGATTTAAATCATCCGGATTTTCATCAGGCAATTTTTCAAAAAACCTAACTGTATCATACCCCATATAACCGACCATGCCTCCGCAGAATCTCGGCAAACCCTCCACTTCCACAAACTTAAACTTACCCATTAATTCTTTAATCTTAGCTAATGGATTACTCTCAAAAGGAATTTTTTTAATTTTATATTTTGCTCTGGTGTCTGATTCTATTATTTCAATTTCTTTACCCTTGCTTTTAAAAACCAACGACGGTCTGCCGCCTAAAAATGAAAACCGGCCTACCTTTTCCCCTTTTTCCACTGATTCTAAAAGGTAGGAATATTCACCCTGGTCTATCTTTTGGAATGCCGAGACAGGTGTTTCTACATCGGCCAGGATTTCTTTATAGACAGGTATCAAATTACCCTGCTTTGACTTAGCAATGAATTCTTCCTTAGAGGGATAATGCATAAATATCTTTCACAAATCTAAAGCAGCTTGCTTGTCTATAACAAAGGTGCAATCCGACTGATGCTGTAAGCAAGATGCCGGTATCTGGGAAGTTATCGGGCCGTTAACAGCTTTACTCACAGCTACGGCTTTATTACTGCCGGTAGCTATTAAAACAACCTTTTTAGTTTCTAAAATAGTAGCTATGCCCATAGTAAGAGCCTGACGGGGCACATCAGAAGCGCTTTTAAAAAAACGCGCATTATCTTCTATGGTCTTTGGGGTCAAGTTTACAACACGCGTCCTTGAATCCAGACCAGATCCGGGTTCATTAAACGCAACATGTCCGTTTGAGCCAATACCCAGCAGTTGTAAATCTATATTGCCTGCTTTTGAAATAGCATCCTCAAATTGCCTGCATTCAGTCTCAGGATCTTTAGCAAGACCGTTCAAAACATAAGTATTGGATTTATCTATATTGACATGATCAAACAACATCTTATCCATAAAATAACGGTAACTCTGGTCATGATCCGCTGAAAGCCCTAAATACTCATCCAGATTAAAAGTAACTACCCTGGAAAAATCAAGGCCCTCTTCTTTCTGCAGACGGATTAATTCCCGGTACATATCTACCGGAGTACCGCCTGTAGCCAACCCCAGAACTATTGAAGGATTGCTGCGAATGGCCTGCTGGAAAATCCGGGCAGATTCTTTGGCAGTCTCATGTTTATTTTCGCACACTATTACTTTGATATTTTTCTTCTCCATTTTATTTACCTTCTCCGGAAATTACATTTCGCCAGGTTTTAGTTAATTTTTTTATTTCTACATCAAATAAATCGTTGACGATTAATTTATCTCCTCCTACACAGCCGATATTATAAAGCGGCACCTCTTTTTCTTTGGCCAATGTTTCTATCTCTGAGAGTACCCGGGGATTAGAACTTACTACTACCCGGGATTGAGATTCTCCGAATAAAAAGGCAATGTTGCTGACTGCCTTAATTTCACAAGTTATCTTCGCCCCAATCATCTTATCTTTATCAACAATACAGCTCTCGGCCAGGGCTGCTGCCAGCCCGCCCTCGGAAAGATCGTGGGCTGAGTTTATTAAACATCTTTTAACCAGTTCCTGAATAAAGCCTTGGTTTCTTTTTTCTCTATCCAAATTCAGTTCAGGAGGCCTGCCTTTCTTCATATTATGGATAATCTTTAAAAACTCCGTTCCTCCTAATTCTTCAAAGGTCTCGCCAATTAATAAAATTATATCCCCCTCTTTTTTAAAAGAAGAACTCACAAATCTATCCACATTTTCTAACAGTCCGACCATGCCGATAACCGGTGTTGGGTCAACCGATCCTTTGGGACTTTCATTATGAAAACTGACATTACCGCTAATTACCGGTATATCTAATCCCTTACAGGCGCAGCTAATCCCCTCAACACACTTTTTAAATTGCCAGAATATTTCCGGATCATAGGGATTGCCAAAGTTCAGACAATCAGTTAAGGCAAGCGGCCTTCCCCCTGAACAAACAATATTTCTCGCTGCCTCACAAACCGCGATCATTCCTCCTCTGTAAGGATTCAAATAACAATAAGTGCCATTACAATCAGAGGTTATGACAACCGCCTTTTTTGTCCCCTTGATAGATATCACACCGGCATCTGCGCCTTTGAATATAGAATGGAACCCGGCTTCTTCAGGCCGGCTCTGTGAACATAACCATTCCTTGCTGGCTATTGTCGGAG
The DNA window shown above is from Candidatus Omnitrophota bacterium and carries:
- the nagB gene encoding glucosamine-6-phosphate deaminase yields the protein MKVIVCENKHETAKESARIFQQAIRSNPSIVLGLATGGTPVDMYRELIRLQKEEGLDFSRVVTFNLDEYLGLSADHDQSYRYFMDKMLFDHVNIDKSNTYVLNGLAKDPETECRQFEDAISKAGNIDLQLLGIGSNGHVAFNEPGSGLDSRTRVVNLTPKTIEDNARFFKSASDVPRQALTMGIATILETKKVVLIATGSNKAVAVSKAVNGPITSQIPASCLQHQSDCTFVIDKQAALDL
- a CDS encoding AEC family transporter, with translation MFIQILSKISVIFLLLLIGALAKYRRLLTEEATNDISKVVVVVTLPFLYFYTLATQCSKELLISTWMLPLAAVGLVLLAYLLGWLVSSFLCLDKPRRNTFIYLSAFTNCGFLAIPVAFALFGQQGVVRVVIFNVGYSLLLWTLGIWTLSRSTNKKKVDSLKNLINTGTIALLIGLLAGSFSIKLPSFFLETSDILGKATIPLALLVVGAILAGGKLNQKIPYKTILSLITCRLIIVPAVALGVTSIFNMPHLIRAIIVLQAAMPSASTTPLFIRRFGGGDSELAASGVFFTTLFSIITVPVFLSLV
- a CDS encoding aminodeoxychorismate/anthranilate synthase component II translates to MILVIDNYDSFVYNLVQYLGELGEDIVVKRNDKIDLSGIKKLAPERIVISPGPGRPEQAGISKKAIKHFSSHIPILGVCLGHQCIGQVFGAKIVTAKRLLHGMTSFIYHNGKGIVKGVKNPFEATRYHSLIVDRDTLPSSLEIIAETEEKEIMGLRHKKYPVWGVQFHPESILTKEGKKILKNFLAG
- the trpE gene encoding anthranilate synthase component I; this translates as MHYPSKEEFIAKSKQGNLIPVYKEILADVETPVSAFQKIDQGEYSYLLESVEKGEKVGRFSFLGGRPSLVFKSKGKEIEIIESDTRAKYKIKKIPFESNPLAKIKELMGKFKFVEVEGLPRFCGGMVGYMGYDTVRFFEKLPDENPDDLNLPDCMFILTDTILIFDHVDRKIKVVSNAHIEKQKSGNRRQISEVYEESIKKIDSIIDRLKKTEGRKQKTENRPQVSGELKIKSNFTQSEFEQTVLKAKKYIKAGDIIQVVLSQRFEIDLVVSPFDVYRYLRSLNPSPYMFYLKFQDITLVGSSPELHVRCEDDLVEIRPIAGTRQRGKNEKEDNRFTKDLLGDPKERAEHIMLVDLGRNDVGRVCRYKSVNVGELMTIEKYSHVIHIVSDITGRLKKNEDSFSLLKVTFPAGTVTGAPKIRAMEIIDELEKTRRGPYAGVVGYFSFSGNLDTCITIRTLVIKGNKAYIQAGAGIVAYSDPAKEYQETINKSKALVEAIKLAQEGL